The sequence below is a genomic window from Halodesulfovibrio sp. MK-HDV.
TTTTAAAACCGTCAGGGTAGCCAGCTTCTGCGAGCAGAGCTTTAGCGCCTTTAGGGTCATATGCTTCAGGCTTAAGTTTTTTACTTGTGCCTTCGTAACCTTCAGGAACCATCTGCGCGGCAGGAACAGCAAGGCCTTCCATGATGCGTGCAGCGATAGCTTTACGGTTAATTGCCTTAGAAATAGCTTTACGTACGCGTACGTCTTTCAAAGGGTTTTTGATTTTGTTACCGTCGTTGTCAGTCACCATCGGTGAGTAATCGCGGTCAGAATCAAGGTGCAAGTAGATAAGGCGAGTAGATGGAGATTTAGCAAGAGTAAGTCTTGCGTCTTTAGAAAGGTGAGCTACGTCTGCCGGTGGAACGAAGTTGATGAGATCAACGTCGCCGGATTTGAGCGCTGCTACACGTGTACCATCATTAGTAATAGGCTTAGCAATAATGGTTTCCCAAGGCTGTTTTTCGCCCCAGTAGTTATCGTTACGTTTGTAGATAATGGAGTCACCACGTTTCCATTCAACCAACATGTAAGGGCCGGTACCGATAGTTGCTTTACCTGAGTTAAAGTCAGCTGTGGTAGCGCCTTCACCGTATTTCTTAGAAACAACGTTGAAAGTGGCAAGGTTACGTGGAAGAAGAGGGGAAGGACCTTCTGTGTGGAATCGGATAGTAAGTGGGTCCACAATTTCAATTTCTTTAATGGCATTAACCATGGCTGTGAAAGAAGACGGGCTGTTAGGAACAGTAGGGATACGTTCGATAGTAAATTTAACGTCTTCTGCAGTAAACGGAGAACCGTCGTGGAAAGTAACGCCTTCACGGAGTTTAACTTCCCATACATTATCGCTTACTGGAGACCAGGAAACAGCGAGACCCGGCATCAGTTTCTGACGTTCATCCTGACGGATAAGTTTGTCGAAAACATAAATTGCCTGTTCGTTGTTTGCATTCACGTTATGGAAATGCGGGTCAAGAGAGGTTGGTTCACCTTTCAGACCGATAGTCAACGTCTGTGCAAATGCACCGGAGGCGCATACGAGCAGCAGCATGCAGACGGTGACGATAGCCATAAATTTATTACGCATAAATATCTCCTTGCTTG
It includes:
- a CDS encoding ABC transporter substrate-binding protein; translation: MRNKFMAIVTVCMLLLVCASGAFAQTLTIGLKGEPTSLDPHFHNVNANNEQAIYVFDKLIRQDERQKLMPGLAVSWSPVSDNVWEVKLREGVTFHDGSPFTAEDVKFTIERIPTVPNSPSSFTAMVNAIKEIEIVDPLTIRFHTEGPSPLLPRNLATFNVVSKKYGEGATTADFNSGKATIGTGPYMLVEWKRGDSIIYKRNDNYWGEKQPWETIIAKPITNDGTRVAALKSGDVDLINFVPPADVAHLSKDARLTLAKSPSTRLIYLHLDSDRDYSPMVTDNDGNKIKNPLKDVRVRKAISKAINRKAIAARIMEGLAVPAAQMVPEGYEGTSKKLKPEAYDPKGAKALLAEAGYPDGFKITIHGPNDRYVNDGDIAQAIAQMLTKVGIRTEVITMPKSVYFGKASKLEFSLMLLGWATDTGEHSNCLSALLHTYDKDKGFGSANRGRYSNPKVDQLLEEALVTVDPKKHNELLIEGVEISLGEVGIVPVHYQVNVWGMTKDLDYKGRTDGYTLPRHISVVK